Part of the Sphaerochaeta associata genome is shown below.
AGGAGGAGACATACTTGTCAAACGCCACAACGGTCATGCCGAATGCTTTTGCACGTTCGGCAACCTTGGATGCAATATTGCCGATGCCAAAGAGGCACAAGGTCTTTCCATACAACTCGGTGCGTTTGAGGTTCTTCAGCCATTCGCCGCGTTTCATGCCATTATGATAGGCTACCAGATTATTGGGAGTGCTCAGCATCAGGGCAAAGGCAAGCTCCGCAACGGCAATCGCCGAGGATTTGGGAGTATTGCGGACAATGATTCCCTTGCTGTCTGCATAAGCCTTGTCGATGTTGTCGATACCGACACCACCGCGGATGATCAACTTAAGATTGACGGCTTGGTCGATGTACTCTTTCGTGCACTTGGTCTTGCTGCGCACCAGCACGACATGTGCCTCACCCAGTCGATTCTTGTCCGTAGTAACTTCGCCGAACGGTTTGAGCTTCTCAGGCAGTGAAGCATCAAAGGCATCAGAAATCAGAATTAGCATGGCGTTACTTTCCTCTCTTTGCTGTTTACTAAGGGGCAGGAACCCCTTGAACGTTTGTCTGAGTCGATTGTACACCAAAAATATGCATTTTGTCTAATTTATTTTACAAAATCTGACGTATTGATAAAAATTAAGGGTAAATGTTTCCGGATAGGAAGAATTGCTTGTGTTTCAGAACGCAACCAGACGATGCAGTACCCTCAAAATGAGGAAACCGCCGGAGACCGGCGGTTCACCTAAAGATTAAAAGCCTTTTGAGCCATGGAGCTTTCGCACCTTCTTCATCTGCTTGCGAGCAAGCGCTTTCTTCTTCCTGTTGAGGATGGTGGAGGGCTTTTCGAAGTACTCCCGCTTTTTCCATTCGCGGATGATACCTTCTTTCTCAACCATGCGCTTAAAACGCTTGATCGACTTTTCAAGAGGTTCATTGTCGTCTACTTTTACGAATGCCATATATTAATCACCCCCCTTCCCGATTACTGGGTTCGTTTTCACCTGCATCAGAATGCCCGAAAGACGTTCACCGTGTCAAGTACAAGCAGCCCTTTATACAGAAGGCTTTAAGTCCAGAACAGTAATTTGCAGCGTTTCCTGGTTCCTGAAGTAATTCCTTCCAAGTCTGAAGACGATATCCACCGCCGTTCCTACATCGAAATCCCTGCCGATACGGTCGGCGGCATTCCAATACAGGGCAGGCCACTTGTACTGGCCGAAGGCAAGAGTCATCTTCACATGCTGCACCGAGCCGTTCTTATTGTTCATAATCTGGATGTTCTCGATCACCGCTCCTTCCATCAACAACACCAAAGGAGGGTTCTTCTCCCCGTACGGTTCAAAAAATTCGACAACCTTGATGATGTCAGGGGTCATATACGCCTCAGGCAGGGTACAGTCGATGTTGACTTCCTCCACCTCATCAGGCAGGCAGTCCATGGTGTCGATCTCATCCATGACCCGCTGTTTGAAACTATGAAGCTGCGAAATATCCATGGAAAAGCCGCCTGCACAGGCATGTCCGCCGAAATCAAGAAACAAATCACTGAACCGGCTAAGGAAATCGCGCGCGTTGAATGAGTCTGGACTTCGCATGGATGCGCTGACCCTTCCTTCCGCTACCGTCGCCAACACAAGGGCGGGAGCGTTGAACTGCTTGAGCAATCGGCTTGCCATCACCCCGGTTATTCCCCGCGAGAGCGTGGAATCCTCAACCACCACCAGCTTGGAACCGGTGGCCTCGAAACTGTCCTTCGCCATTTTCAACAAGCGATCCCAGGACTCCTCGCCAAGCTTCTGCCGCTCCTTGTTGAGCCGAAGAAGTTGACCGGCCAGCTCCTCGGTTTGTCCAAGATCGCTGCTGAGCATCATCTCCAAGGCAACCGAAGGCTTGCCCATTCTCCCCGATGCATTGATCACCGGGCTGATCTGCCAGGAGATATCACTGGTGGATAGCTGCTTTCCCAACAGGTTCTGCATGGAAAACAACGGCATCAAGGATTCTCTTCTTCCTTGGGCGAGCACCTTCAGACCCCGTTTGACGAGGATGCGGTTCTCATCCTCCATCGGCATCAGGTCGGCGACGGTACCGATGGCGACCAAGTCGAGAATCGATTCATAATCGCTGTCCAGACTGGGATGCTTCTTCATGCAGTAGGCTACAAACAGGGTGTAGAGCACCTGCAGTTCATCCCTGCCGAACGGTGAATACTTGATGGCACGGCTCAGGTTGGAAAGGGCGAACAAACCCTTGTTCTTCATGACCGGCATAACAGCCTCCATCTGGGGCCTCATCTCCACCAGGTGGATATCGATCTTTTTCCCGAAAGCCTGCTTGAGCTGCACCAACTCCGCCTGAGCATCGAGAACCAGAATGGGAAGTCCGCAGGAGAGAAAGGAGAGAGCCTTGCTCTGCGACGGGGAGAGCAAGCCGGGATTGACTTCCTCGATCACCCGGTCGATGACCAGAAGATTCTGGATTCGCATCGCCTGAATGATTATGGTGTCGTGCCCGGGTTGGGCGTGCAGAAGAATGCACTCCTCACGGTAGAAATCCGTCTTGCTGAAGCGCAACGCCCATATGACTTTTGCTGCAACACCACATCCGGCCAAATGCTCGAAAGGATACCCTGAACCCGGCATTTTCGGATCTATGATGGCCAAGGCCGGAGGCAGCGTATCGCCGCTGATGTGATGGTCGAGCACGATGGTATCGATGCCGAGGCTGTGGGCATGAGCGATTTCGTCAAAGTTGGATATGCCGCAGTCGACGGTGATCATAAGCGTCACCTTGTCCTCATGCGCCTTCTCGACTCCCTTGATGGTCATGCCGTAGGGATCATCGCCCTCGGGAAGCTGGTACGTCACCGACAGGCCCATGTCCCTGAGTTCCTGCACC
Proteins encoded:
- a CDS encoding NAD(P)-dependent oxidoreductase; this encodes MLILISDAFDASLPEKLKPFGEVTTDKNRLGEAHVVLVRSKTKCTKEYIDQAVNLKLIIRGGVGIDNIDKAYADSKGIIVRNTPKSSAIAVAELAFALMLSTPNNLVAYHNGMKRGEWLKNLKRTELYGKTLCLFGIGNIASKVAERAKAFGMTVVAFDKYVSSSPLARMVPTAEEAVADADYISLHLPLTDETRGMVNEKLIAHCKKQPVVINTGRGLCVDADDMVAALEKGTVAWYCTDVYPTDPPSEDYPILKSERVTLTPHAGANSEENLGRISDEVCEIMDELKKGGKI
- the rpsU gene encoding 30S ribosomal protein S21, with the protein product MAFVKVDDNEPLEKSIKRFKRMVEKEGIIREWKKREYFEKPSTILNRKKKALARKQMKKVRKLHGSKGF
- the recJ gene encoding single-stranded-DNA-specific exonuclease RecJ; protein product: MHEQYGLDVLSASILVRRGQTSSEQVKFFLEQELTYLHNPFLFDDMEEVVDRINEAVAEGENVCVIGDRDVDGITSTALLVQELRDMGLSVTYQLPEGDDPYGMTIKGVEKAHEDKVTLMITVDCGISNFDEIAHAHSLGIDTIVLDHHISGDTLPPALAIIDPKMPGSGYPFEHLAGCGVAAKVIWALRFSKTDFYREECILLHAQPGHDTIIIQAMRIQNLLVIDRVIEEVNPGLLSPSQSKALSFLSCGLPILVLDAQAELVQLKQAFGKKIDIHLVEMRPQMEAVMPVMKNKGLFALSNLSRAIKYSPFGRDELQVLYTLFVAYCMKKHPSLDSDYESILDLVAIGTVADLMPMEDENRILVKRGLKVLAQGRRESLMPLFSMQNLLGKQLSTSDISWQISPVINASGRMGKPSVALEMMLSSDLGQTEELAGQLLRLNKERQKLGEESWDRLLKMAKDSFEATGSKLVVVEDSTLSRGITGVMASRLLKQFNAPALVLATVAEGRVSASMRSPDSFNARDFLSRFSDLFLDFGGHACAGGFSMDISQLHSFKQRVMDEIDTMDCLPDEVEEVNIDCTLPEAYMTPDIIKVVEFFEPYGEKNPPLVLLMEGAVIENIQIMNNKNGSVQHVKMTLAFGQYKWPALYWNAADRIGRDFDVGTAVDIVFRLGRNYFRNQETLQITVLDLKPSV